The following coding sequences are from one Cetobacterium sp. ZOR0034 window:
- the purE gene encoding 5-(carboxyamino)imidazole ribonucleotide mutase, which translates to MKIGVIMGSKSDLPTMNECVNILKEFEVEHEVKIVSAHRTPELMFTYAKEAKSRGIEVIIAGAGGAAHLPGMVASLTDLPVIGVPIESKTLKGIDSLLSIVQMPGGVPVATVAIGGAKNAGLLAVKILSIKDSELAKKVTSYRENMERMILDEKI; encoded by the coding sequence GTGAAAATAGGTGTAATAATGGGAAGTAAATCAGACTTACCTACAATGAACGAATGTGTGAATATATTAAAAGAGTTTGAAGTTGAACATGAGGTAAAAATAGTATCAGCTCATAGAACTCCAGAGTTAATGTTCACGTATGCTAAGGAAGCTAAAAGTAGAGGGATAGAGGTAATTATTGCTGGAGCAGGTGGAGCGGCACATCTTCCGGGAATGGTTGCAAGTTTAACGGATTTACCAGTTATTGGAGTACCTATTGAAAGTAAGACTTTAAAGGGAATAGATTCTCTGTTATCAATAGTTCAAATGCCAGGAGGAGTGCCAGTAGCCACAGTAGCTATTGGAGGAGCTAAAAATGCAGGATTGTTGGCAGTTAAAATATTATCAATAAAAGATAGCGAGTTAGCTAAAAAAGTGACGAGTTATAGAGAGAATATGGAAAGGATGATTTTAGATGAAAAAATCTAG